The genomic region AGCTGTCATTATAGGTTAAGAAGTTATCCCAGGTATAATCTCTATAGATCTCAAAGTTCTCTGTTACATTATTACGGTCTACGTTGAAAACCTTTCCAGAACCATAGAAAACCTCTGGAGAGAAATATCTTCCATCAACTTCAGAATAGTTGAACTGGAATTGAGTCTTCGCAGTTAATTTATCCCAAATAGTATATTCCAGTCCACCAACACCACTAATTTTATCTACACGTGTATCATTGAAAGCGTTGTTGATCTGAGCAAGTGGATTGACAACTTCATTTCCAAGCCCTTCAGCCAGAGAGAAATTTCCATCAGCATCACGCACAGGAATATTCGGATTCATGTTCACCGCATTGAAAAGTACAGACCCAAGTGCATTTTCAGCTAAAGTCTTACGGTTACTATTAGTATAGATCCCGGATAAATTAAGTTTCAGGTTATCTATGATTTCAAGATTATAATTTACACGCCCTGTAAAACGATCATAATTAGACTTGCTTCCACCAACAATACCATCCTGGTTAAAGTAGGAAGCTCCAAAAGAATACTTTGATCGATCTCCACCACCAGAAATATTCAGGTTCATATCAGACATTGGCGCTGTTGTAAAAACCTCATCCTGATAATCTGTCCCTTCACCAAGGTTTCTATAATTTGGGTAAGGAGGATTTTGACCAGCGGCTGCGTAAGCTTCGTTAACGATTACTGCATATTCGGTTGCATTCAAAGCAGGTAATCTTCGTGTAGTTTGCTGAACACCTGTATAAGCATCAAATTCAACCTGAAGATCTGCATTGTATGAACCTGTTTTAGTAGTAATAAGAATTACCCCGTTGGCAGCTCTAACACCATAAATACCAGCAGTTGCATCTTTCAACACATTAATGCTTTCAATATCATTTGGGTTAATAACACTAAGGTCTTCGATCACGTTACCATCAACCAGGATCAGAGGTCGGTTATCACCATTGGTACTTATACCTCTAATATTAATTGTGGAAGCACTTCCTGGAGAACCTGAAGTAGAGGTGATATTCACCCCTGCTACTCTACCCTGTAAGGCCTGTTCAACTCGTGCCGGGTTCAAATCCTCTATGGTTTCTGAACCTACCACACTTACCGCACCGGTTATTTCCTTTCTTGACTGAGTACCATACCCAATCACTACTACTTCATTTAATGCTTCTGAATCTGTTTGAAGCGTTACATTGATCGTTTGTTGATCATTCACTGTAATTTCCTGGGTTTGAAAACCTAAATAACTGAACTGAAGTACATCTCCAGAGGAGATATTCTGTACCGTATAATTTCCGTCAAAATCTGTAGTAGTACCTCTTGACTCATTTTTTACGATCACATTTACTCCCAGTAAAGGCATTTTGTTCTCATCGGTGATAGTTCCGCTAACCGAAAACGATTGCGCGTAAGCACCGAAAAACCCGCTTAGAAATACAATCAAAAGACAGGTAAATTTCCTCATGTGTTTTAAAATTAAATTTGCTTTTACAATATATTAACATGAAGTGCGTAGAGAGGATTTTCAACCTTTACAAAATATCTACAATTATAGATTTATCAATTTTAAGCGCCTCAAATTACAGAAATCGCAATAAGGATAGGCGTTAGATGCCATTTTCAAGAACAGTAGCTAAGGTGTTAAAATTTAGGAATTTAAGCGAATGTAGAGGTAATGTAGAGTTATTTTCTACAGTTGTAAAGGTTATAGAGAAAGAATATATTCGGTTAAATTTGTTTCCCGGTCAAGATCCATCTTCTTACGCAAACGATATCGTTTAATTTCTACACTTTTCACCGAAATATTTAAAAGAGGAGCAATTTCTTTAGAGCTAAGATTTAGTCTCAAATAGGCACATAATTTGAGATCGTTGGAAGTAAGTTCCGGATGTTTTGATTTAATCTTTTTGAAAAAGTCTTTATCAGCATTGCTAAATGCTTTTTTGAAGAATTTCCAGTTGTCTTCTTCGCTAATGTCCTTATCGATGGTATTAATTACCGATTGTACTTTTCCGGTTTTTTCGTATTCCTTCAGTTGATCTTTAATCTTGGTTAGAAACTCGTTCTTCTTGATCAGGCTCATGGTAGTTACCGCAAGTTCCCGGTTTTTACCTGCCATATCCTGTTCCAGTTTCTCATTTTGCAACTTGATGATTTCCTTTTCGGCCTCAAGATTCTTCAGTTTGAGTGCGCGTTCATTTTCTGCCAGGTATTTTCGATGATGTCTCCTGTTCATTAAATGAACCGCATAAAGAATAAGCAGAAAGATCAGGACATGTAAAATGATGGCGCCAGTACTTAAATAGAAAGGTCTCTCTACGGTAAATGATATGATTGCAGGTTCAGTTTCAGAATTACCAACCCGGGCTTTAACCTCAAAAATGTAATCCTCGAAATTCAGATTTTCGTAAGACACTTCATGTTCTTCACTCCATGTACTCCAGTTTGAAGAAAGACCAACGAGACGGTAACTGTATTTGGTGTTGGTGTATTTTTTGAAGATCGGCGCGCTAAACTCAAATTTGAGGTTATTACGACGGAATGGAAGTTCTATCTCTTCCGAAGAATTTAAAGAAACTCCGAGTGAATCTACAGAGCTTGCTGTAATTCGATCTACGCTGATCTCGAAATCCTCAAAATCCAAATCTGCCGCTGTATCATCAAAGCTTACATAACCATTGGCAACTCCAAGTAAATACCTGTCATTATTTAATTTATTAATGTTCTCATACCCTACCGCAATATTCCTATAGTCCTGGTCAATAAAAATATAGTCAAGCTGGTAATCACTGCCAATTCCCTCAGGCTCAATTGAAAAAATACCTTCTTCGGAAAACCCCCATAGAACATCATCTTCCTCCACGATCATTCTACCGGAAACCCTTTCCACATCGCTTACCAGATGATTTAAAGAATTATCCAGATCGAATCGATCTTCAACCTGATCAAATTTGTAAATATTGGCGAGGCTACTATAATATAAACTATCATTGAAATGAAATACTCCGGAAGTTATTCCAGATTCCTCTTCAAACTTGTAGTTGATGGTATTAGAAGCAGCGCTTAGCGAATCGTTAAGCTGAAGATTAAAAACTCCTTTATGCTCATTACCTATCCAGATACTGAGATTCTTATCAACCACAATACTTTTGGAGGAATGTGGAAAGTTATTCAGCATAGGCAGATCTTCAAACCCTGAATCCTCTTTCCGTAGAAAACTGATTCCATTATAATGTCCCTGTATATAGAGGTCCTCCTTATACTTCTTAACGATCCAGGTTCCTAGCCGCTCGCTGATCTTATCTGCAGTGGCGCCTTCAATCAGGAACGTCCCACTATTATGGCCACAAAACAGATTACCGTCGATCTCATCCAGAAACCAGACCTGTCCATTAGTTCCTGGTATTAGCTGAAATTCTTCGGAATCATCCTCTTTGACATATAGTCCCTGGTTTGTGCCCAGGTATAACAAATCGTCTTTTTTATATGAATCGTAGACTGAGCCAATTTTACCCCTGTTATCCTGAAAAGATCTAAATGTAGACCCAAGGTCAATAACGCTAATTCCGTAATCTAGTCCTGTCCATACATTGCCAGACTGATCAAGGTGCAAATCCAGGGTTGTATTATTTTGCAAAATATTATTCTGATCAAATCTACCAATGATCCTGCCATCCTGAGCGATCTCAATCACACCACTTCCTACTGTTCCCAGTACTAGATTTCCATTATCAAGATCCAGTGCATCGAGCGCATTTGGTTTTCCAATATTATCACTAAGCTGTCCATAAAACTGTTCCAGCAAACCTGATCGCATTTTATAAAATTCTGAATTCCCGGTAATCATGGAAAGCCCATCCTCGTCGAGATCGTATAAATGCATGATCGCAATATCTCCTAATTGCTCCCCGCTAATGATTTGCCTGGGCTGGCCTTTTTCAAATTTGTACAATCCTTCGCCAACAAGCTGAAAGTAAAGTTCATCTTCAAAATTGAAAATATTGGAAACAGGTTTCCCTGTTGGATTAGCCATTTTCGTAACCTTATCACGTTCCAGGTCGTATAGATATATGCCTGCAAAACTTCTAAAAACAACCTGTCCATCTATATATTCAATATCCCAGAATTGTTCGCCATCATTAAGATCAGGGAACTTTGAGATAAGACTTTGAAAAACCAGCTCTCCATTATTTCTTGGAGTCCAATATCCCGCTTCCATGTAAGCTCCCGTGAAGATTTTTTCTTTTACAACTTTTACAGATCTAACTATAGATTTATTGGGTACCGGGTATAATCTCCAACGCTCGCCATTATATTCAAGCAAACCTGTGCTATTTGCGAAATACAGGTTCTTGTTATCAGCCTGGGAAATCATCCAGTTCTGATTGCCTGCGGAATAGTCATTGGGGCTGAAATTGGTAACCGGAGGGAGTTCCTGCGCATATGTTTGCAGATCACATACTAAAAGTCCGCTAAGAATAAGCATGAACAGCATTCTTGAATGCTGGATCTCAAAAACATTAAACTTAAACTGAATCCTGAACAATTGCAGATAAACCTTAATTAGTAAAAATT from Christiangramia sp. OXR-203 harbors:
- a CDS encoding triple tyrosine motif-containing protein, whose translation is MLFMLILSGLLVCDLQTYAQELPPVTNFSPNDYSAGNQNWMISQADNKNLYFANSTGLLEYNGERWRLYPVPNKSIVRSVKVVKEKIFTGAYMEAGYWTPRNNGELVFQSLISKFPDLNDGEQFWDIEYIDGQVVFRSFAGIYLYDLERDKVTKMANPTGKPVSNIFNFEDELYFQLVGEGLYKFEKGQPRQIISGEQLGDIAIMHLYDLDEDGLSMITGNSEFYKMRSGLLEQFYGQLSDNIGKPNALDALDLDNGNLVLGTVGSGVIEIAQDGRIIGRFDQNNILQNNTTLDLHLDQSGNVWTGLDYGISVIDLGSTFRSFQDNRGKIGSVYDSYKKDDLLYLGTNQGLYVKEDDSEEFQLIPGTNGQVWFLDEIDGNLFCGHNSGTFLIEGATADKISERLGTWIVKKYKEDLYIQGHYNGISFLRKEDSGFEDLPMLNNFPHSSKSIVVDKNLSIWIGNEHKGVFNLQLNDSLSAASNTINYKFEEESGITSGVFHFNDSLYYSSLANIYKFDQVEDRFDLDNSLNHLVSDVERVSGRMIVEEDDVLWGFSEEGIFSIEPEGIGSDYQLDYIFIDQDYRNIAVGYENINKLNNDRYLLGVANGYVSFDDTAADLDFEDFEISVDRITASSVDSLGVSLNSSEEIELPFRRNNLKFEFSAPIFKKYTNTKYSYRLVGLSSNWSTWSEEHEVSYENLNFEDYIFEVKARVGNSETEPAIISFTVERPFYLSTGAIILHVLIFLLILYAVHLMNRRHHRKYLAENERALKLKNLEAEKEIIKLQNEKLEQDMAGKNRELAVTTMSLIKKNEFLTKIKDQLKEYEKTGKVQSVINTIDKDISEEDNWKFFKKAFSNADKDFFKKIKSKHPELTSNDLKLCAYLRLNLSSKEIAPLLNISVKSVEIKRYRLRKKMDLDRETNLTEYILSL